The following nucleotide sequence is from Azoarcus sp. CIB.
TGCCGTCTGCTCGCCGCTGCCGTCGGCTTACCCCCCGGCGCGGTGAACTACCGCTTCTGCTCCCGCGTGCTTCAGAAGCGCTGGATCGTCGATTGCGACCATGGCATGTGCAACAAGCCCGCGACGCACGACACCAGCGGAAAATGGCACGACGTTGGGCCGATCGACCCCGCAATCAAGGCAGTCCTCGTTCACGAGGAGTAGCGGGCGCCTCACTGCCATTTGAGAGATAACGCATGGCCGCATGTGCATCACTCCATCGCATGCGCATACGGCGTGGAGGGCAAATCGCGGCACATTGGTCTTCGCGTCCTGGTCTTTGATTGCTGCGGTGTTCTACCTGCCTTTGTCGTGCTTACGACTGCTTCTATATGCTAGTTGCAATTCCGCCATTCCAACCGTACATGCCGCGGACATTTTCGCAAGCTTGTGTAATTGATGGCGCGCAGCTGACGGAAACGTAACCTTGTCGTCACTCCACCGTCAGCTCGACCGTTTCATGATGTAGTCACATAGAAGAGTCCGTTCAGGACGGCCTTTGCCCACGCGCAAGAACGACGGCTTCGCTTGGCAGGTGGGCATGTTTCGCGAACAGCCAACCGTAGAGTGGTTCGCTGCGTAGTGAACGGGAGATGAGACGATGCGATCAGAGCACGACACTGACACGCCCCCCGACCCACAGCGCCGCCGCTTGCTGGTCGCCACTTCGGCAGCGGGAGGTGCCGCGGTGGCGGCGGGTGCGGTTCCATTCATCGTCAGTCTGACGCCGAGCGACCGAGCGCGGGCCCTCGGCGCGCCCGTGGAAGCGAACATCGCGAAACTTGGCGACGGCGAGATGACCACCGTCGAATGGCGCGGCCAGCCGATATGGATTTTGCGGCGCACGCCCGACATGATCGAAGGGCTCGAACGTATCTATGAGTTATTGCTCGACCCCGCCTCGCAGCGGCTGCAACAGCCACCCTATTGCCAGAACGCGACGCGCTCGATCAAGCCCGACGTTTTCGTCGCCATCGGCCTTTGTACGCACCTGGGCTGCGTTCCAACCTTCCGCCCGGAATTATCGCCGCGAGACCTCGGTCAGACCTGGCCCGGCGGGTATTACTGTCCTTGCCACGGCTCCAAGTTCGATCTCGCGGGCCGGGTCTTCAAGCATGTGCCGGCCCCATCGAACTTGGTCATCCCGAAGCACAAGTACCTGTCCGATACGCAATTGCTGATCGGCCAAGACGATTCGGGCGCATGACCGCAGACACACATGGGATCGATGGGCGCACTCGCCCATCCTTGGCACGGGAGGCAGGGCATCAACACGGGCGATCGCACCGAGGGGGTGTCGTAATCGAATCCGCTGGCCCGAGCAATACCGCTCACTACTCGCAAGAAAAAGAGGGGGGAATCGTGAACAAGTCAAGAACCGCAAGCCTTATTCAGGCCATGATGCAGGCGGCAGCCGCGGCGCTGTTGTTCCTGCTGTTGAGCGCCCCGGCACAGGCGGTGCCGAGCTTCGGGCGCCAGACTGGA
It contains:
- the petA gene encoding ubiquinol-cytochrome c reductase iron-sulfur subunit, translated to MRSEHDTDTPPDPQRRRLLVATSAAGGAAVAAGAVPFIVSLTPSDRARALGAPVEANIAKLGDGEMTTVEWRGQPIWILRRTPDMIEGLERIYELLLDPASQRLQQPPYCQNATRSIKPDVFVAIGLCTHLGCVPTFRPELSPRDLGQTWPGGYYCPCHGSKFDLAGRVFKHVPAPSNLVIPKHKYLSDTQLLIGQDDSGA